CATGCAAACCCTTTGATAACCCTGACTTTAGAGAAATACTCATAACGATAAAAAAGAGGAATGAACAGATAATTGATACAATTAGCAAAGACAGAGTCATCCTTGCAGGATTTGATGAAACAGCAAAAGAAAAGGCAAGGACAATAATAGATACATTCAAGAGATTCATTGAAGATAACAAAGATGAACTCACAGCCATTGAACTCATATACAAAAAGCCATACGGAAGACGCCACATAACCTATGAAGAAATAAAAAGGCTTGCCGAGGCAATCCAGAAACCACCTTATTATCTGACAACTGACCTAATATGGCAGGCTTATGAACAGCTTGAAAAATCAAAGGTCAGAAAGGCAGGACCACAGAGACTTCTTACAGACATAATATCTCTGCTCCGATTTACACTCGGCATAACCGATGTTCTTACATCCTTTTCTGAGATTGTTGAGGAAAAATTTCAGGATTGGCTTAGAATACAGGAATTATCTGGGAAGATCTTTACACCAGAGCAACTTGAATGGCTTATCATGATAAAAGACCATATTGCCACATCATGCTCAGTAGAGATAGAGGATTTTGAATATGCACCCTTTTATGAAAAAGGTGGAATAATGCGATTTCATAATCTATTTGGCATGGAGTCAAATGAGATTTTGGAAGAATTAAATTTGGTATTAGTTGAATGAAATGGTTATTTAAAAATCATATTCTTGAAAATAAGTGAAATGTAGTATATATTTTTAGTATATATCATTATGGAGGTAAGTATGAAAAAATCAAAGCTTTTTAAGAATGGGCAGAGTCAGGCTGTGAAGCTCCCGAAAGAATTCAGATTAAAAGGAGAACATGTTTTTATAAAAAAGTATGGCAATAATTTAATACTCATTCCAGCTCAAAGTTCTTGGGATTCTCTGATAGCCAGTCTTGATAAATTTTCCGATGATTTCATGATTGATAGAATTCAAGATAGAGATGAAGATAAGGGAATTCTTAATATGAATTTTATATTTGATAAAAATCTCAAGGAATAAAAGGCTTTATTTTTTATTGATTAGAGTGAAGACAAAAAGAAATATAAAGGCTCCTAAAAGTTCAATGCCGCTTTTTGAATCTTTTCAAAGAGAAGATAGTAAATCTGAGGTTATTACCAATAATAAGCCTCTTCCTCAAGGCTGGGTTTTAGTGAAATTGGGGGAAGTATGTTTAGAACCTCAATATGGATGGACTACAAGTGCGAGTAAACGAGGAAAACTCCATCTATTGCGAACTTCAGATATTACCTCAGAAACTATTGAATGGGATTCTGTTCCGTTTTGTAAAGTAGAACCGCCAGACATAGAAAAATATATATTGAGAGACGGAGATATTGTTATTTCAAGGGCTGGTTCAGTCGGTTTTAGCCACCTTATTAAAAATCCAAAAAAGGCTATTTTTGCTTCTTATCTTATTCGTTTTAAGCCATTAATAAACGAACAATTTTTGGCATATTTTTTAAAAAGTCCTTCTTATTGGCAGTCTATTTCGGAAAAGAGTCTTGGTATTGCTATTCCTAATGTTAATGCCTCTAAGTTAAGACAAATTCCAATCCCTCTCCCTCCTTTATCAGAGCAAAAGAGAATTGTTGCAAAGATTGAGGAGTTGTTTACGAGGTTGGATGCAGGTGTGGAGGCTTTAAAGAAGGCAAAAACGCTAATAATGCGTTATCGTCAAGCAGTTTTAAAATATGCCTTTAATGGTAAGTTAACAGAAGAATGGCGGAATAATAGCAAATCATTGAAAGAGAATGAGAGAAAAAAAGCCAATTTAAATGAAGAGATTCTTCGCTTCGCTCAGAATGACAAAGAAAAAGAGGCTAACAATGACCTTCCCCATCTACCAGAGGGATGGAGATGGGTGAGATTGGGGGAAGTTGCAGAGATTAATCCCAAATTTAATGGAGATGATATTTCTGATGATATAGAAGTTACTTTTTTGCCAATGAAATGCGTTAAAGAATTAACAGGACATCTTGATCTAACCAATATTAAAAAATTGTCTGAGGTTAAAAAAGGATATACCTCTTTTGTTGATGGTGACGTGCTTTTTGCAAAAATTACACCATGTATGGAAAATGGTAAAGTTGCAATTGCATATAATTTAAGAAATAGTATAGGCTTTGGTTCTACCGAATTTCATGTAGTTAGGGTGGGCAAGTTGCTTTTAAACAAATTTTTGTTTTTCTTTTTTATCCGAGAAGATTTTAGAAAAGATGCTCAAAGGCATATGACTGGCTCAGCAGGACAGTTGAGAGTTCCAGTGAGTTATATGCAACAAATCTATATCCCCCTCCCTCCTCTTCCTGAACAGCATCAGATTGTTTCAGAAATTGAGCGGAGGTTTTCTGTGATTGAGCAGATTGAAAGGGTTGTTGACCAGAGCCTCAAGCAGGCTGACAGGCTTAGGCAGAGCATTTTAAAGAGAGCCTTTGAGGGTAAGCTCGTGCCTCAAGACCCCAATGACGAACCTGCAGAGAAATTATTGGAGAGGATAAAACAGAAGAAGGAAAAAAATAAATAGAGGTTAACCCTTCTGATATAATATAAAAAACGAGGAGGTGAAACATGAGGGTTTTAAACTATAGAATTTTTCTCAGAAAAGAGCCCGAAGGTGGTTACACAGTCACAGTTCCATCATTACCGGGTTGTATTACTTATGGTGAGACAATAGAGGAAGCAGTTAAGATGGCAAAAGAGGCAATTGAACTTTATATAGAAACTCTTGCTTCACACGGTGAAGAGATACCTATAGAAGATAGTATATTTGAAACTACTGTGGCTATAGAAGCCAATGCCTAAGCTACCCTCACTAACTCCTCAAGAAGTCATTAATATTCTTGAGAAAAAAGGCTATATACTTGAGAGAATAAAGGGAAGTCATCGGATATACCGACATCCTGAAACAAGGAAGATGGTAGTTATACCATATCATAAAAAGGATCTGCCAAAGGGTACACTTCTTGAAATATTAAAACAGGCGGGGATAACCAAGAAAGAAATAGAAAAGTTGACTTAGGAGATTATATGCCCAATGAGTCATCAACCATAGTACAGAGGATTTGGAACTACTGCCATGTTCTTAGAGACGATGGCGTTAGCTATGGAGATTATGTAGAACAGCTTACTTATTTACTATTTCTCAAGATGGCTGATGAGCAGGCAAGACCGCCTTTTAACAAGCCATCAATCATTCCGAAGGGTCTTGATTGGCAGAGTCTCATTGAGAAGGATGGAGACAGTCTTGAGGTTCACTATCGTCATATCCTTGAAAATCTGGGAAAAGAAAAGGGTATGCTCGGTGTGATATTTAGAAAGGCTCAGAATAAGATTCAAGACCCAGCAAAACTTAAAAGACTCATTGAACTTATTAATAATGAGACATGGACAGGGCTTGATATTGATGTAAAAGGTGAGATATACGAGGGATTGCTTCAGAAAAATGCAGAGGATGTAAAGGGTGGCGCAGGACAGTACTTTACTCCAAGACCCCTCATTAAAGCAATTGTAGAATGCATAAAACCTGAGCCAGGGCAGACAATCCATGACCCTGCCTGTGGAACCGGTGGCTTTTTGCTTGCTGCTCATGAGTATATCTCAACAAAATACAGACTGGACAAAGAACAGAAGAGATTTCTGAAATACAATACCTTTTCAGGAAAAGACATTGTTGACAGTGTTGTAAGGCTCTGTGTGATGAATCTCTATCTGCATGGCATAGGTGGAGAGGAAAGCCCTATCTCTACTGGTGATTCGCTTATATCTGATACAGGAGAGCGTTTTGACATTATTCTTACAAATCCTCCTTTTGGGAAGAAAAGCAGTATTACCATAGTAAATGGAGAGGGTAAGGCTGACAGGGAATCCCTCACCTATGAAAGACAGGACTTCTGGGCAACCACATCAAACAAACAATTGAATT
This region of Thermodesulfovibrionales bacterium genomic DNA includes:
- a CDS encoding antitoxin; the protein is MKKSKLFKNGQSQAVKLPKEFRLKGEHVFIKKYGNNLILIPAQSSWDSLIASLDKFSDDFMIDRIQDRDEDKGILNMNFIFDKNLKE
- a CDS encoding restriction endonuclease subunit S — encoded protein: MKTKRNIKAPKSSMPLFESFQREDSKSEVITNNKPLPQGWVLVKLGEVCLEPQYGWTTSASKRGKLHLLRTSDITSETIEWDSVPFCKVEPPDIEKYILRDGDIVISRAGSVGFSHLIKNPKKAIFASYLIRFKPLINEQFLAYFLKSPSYWQSISEKSLGIAIPNVNASKLRQIPIPLPPLSEQKRIVAKIEELFTRLDAGVEALKKAKTLIMRYRQAVLKYAFNGKLTEEWRNNSKSLKENERKKANLNEEILRFAQNDKEKEANNDLPHLPEGWRWVRLGEVAEINPKFNGDDISDDIEVTFLPMKCVKELTGHLDLTNIKKLSEVKKGYTSFVDGDVLFAKITPCMENGKVAIAYNLRNSIGFGSTEFHVVRVGKLLLNKFLFFFFIREDFRKDAQRHMTGSAGQLRVPVSYMQQIYIPLPPLPEQHQIVSEIERRFSVIEQIERVVDQSLKQADRLRQSILKRAFEGKLVPQDPNDEPAEKLLERIKQKKEKNK
- a CDS encoding type II toxin-antitoxin system HicB family antitoxin → MRVLNYRIFLRKEPEGGYTVTVPSLPGCITYGETIEEAVKMAKEAIELYIETLASHGEEIPIEDSIFETTVAIEANA
- a CDS encoding type II toxin-antitoxin system HicA family toxin, with translation MPKLPSLTPQEVINILEKKGYILERIKGSHRIYRHPETRKMVVIPYHKKDLPKGTLLEILKQAGITKKEIEKLT
- a CDS encoding type I restriction-modification system subunit M — encoded protein: MPNESSTIVQRIWNYCHVLRDDGVSYGDYVEQLTYLLFLKMADEQARPPFNKPSIIPKGLDWQSLIEKDGDSLEVHYRHILENLGKEKGMLGVIFRKAQNKIQDPAKLKRLIELINNETWTGLDIDVKGEIYEGLLQKNAEDVKGGAGQYFTPRPLIKAIVECIKPEPGQTIHDPACGTGGFLLAAHEYISTKYRLDKEQKRFLKYNTFSGKDIVDSVVRLCVMNLYLHGIGGEESPISTGDSLISDTGERFDIILTNPPFGKKSSITIVNGEGKADRESLTYERQDFWATTSNKQLNFLQHVKTITKINGKVAIVVPDNVLFEGGAGETIRRKLLAECDVHTLLRLPTGIFYAQGVKANVLFFDRKPASEKPWTEKLWIYDLRTNMHFTLKTNPLRYEHLEDFIRCYNPENRRNREETERFRAFTYEELIQRDKVSLDIFWLKDESLEDSENLPSPDVIAREILENLESALEEFNSIYEELDRR